A single window of Polyodon spathula isolate WHYD16114869_AA chromosome 2, ASM1765450v1, whole genome shotgun sequence DNA harbors:
- the kiaa0825 gene encoding uncharacterized protein KIAA0825 homolog isoform X2, translating into MDWQGEYLQDHSFLDCLLGGVPGNLELQQVLGDTEEKLKLNALCIEQRLKELQVELNDTWTEEKLPCTTDNPQWFNPSNFSSLKPSCTGHQELLDFLKALQHFLKTEQGQEETLLLLLLDISSQCGVSFPSPPSGSSFQLTSRTSLHAVGDDFSIDVQSVWDDVRLHLRRFLVDRLQCSQEVGHQLHHRVAFKTQCLQQLLFLYPESEVLSKYQSIQSKVVQDLLQNSVLSSPGETNFDKLVQAHQTGIPSICSMIKEDLQTLNGILEPSMALKFLNETYLANITDELSTLIEKICDLQFKENVMHTTKMGKSKQKGAVHAIDLQEQPKKGRNFCLTSHQLRCLAQLMKSLLCMEERVEELATEVSFLNCGGEAASSIQGVLNKTCEDTDVTPAENSKQTAEQLLQVTEPTVLEFNWRCAFKDLAPAVAHCVKVVLEDICVKSLEQEENIHSSGSSSVMGLWSLQQEGQICLPSRTEEPPQRIAKFCADIMEELDTLLPLALACREDFLQEIRANFVEVCSKVTAAVLTRLEERSKEVPLKSPIQNLHTLLSTAIHVLQRLTQYEARLKDASCKPLFPLPVQRYQKLISALQDQVTSYCVTVCATSILQDPESHNWGDPKVFYEGERCSFSIQMWHYYLSALRHDLWNVLPPSLAQEILAQVLSQTLEILVQRYSQACPTYRRTLQIRTDITAILLCTENLIWSLCSTREELLHPSRDICPWISSIHSHCNHLLTALAIVTSPLHSLFETFQKGPGDLSSLSTSENSSYHLLQWLHFIKPSLFSQESLGILADDEMASQHYLKLMLSQPSCTLSLLLQTLLHNRCLILKVLLKISNYETDEKGLAMEAVFMVLTSLNILPKSLYFVLESYLDEQQLWDHLYNLPDSSKPETEVLKCLRLIVTKPIMSAVNQIMSMVYAWDAAEHHGTCQHRHMAPESLLNKIPKDWNYVPPELKRKESGKSFTRLVAQAVSFIFTNLPTMIASLPLAVKYLFYIGEKKLSPNTVPLKQTGLLIWTFTSYLCQMLDDGNAIELLTGVALDRWSKEKLGLLSECLQNIVGQQKGNPKPVVQKIIQNMEVQRPQWIKGQLQKARKLCTKGAFEQAESTVVQEKGSGPELTEQKIGMMVLDICHKPGGSEYLRQIYHIIQLNEEYFKTEISTVKDSAAGSHQRPLKLNHKDLEQQQQPSVFRPLKEFCCIGSNKFDQSAITEWDWDWSKLLPGYLGLSQVTLRALLANSIYLQSSKVLQDMVKKGK; encoded by the exons ATGGACTGGCAGGGAGAGTATCTGCAGGACCATTCGTTTTTAGACTGCTTACTCGGTGGTGTGCCTGGGAATTTGGAACTGCAACAAGTACTTGGTGACACAGAGGAGAAGCTGAAGTTGAATGCCTTGTG CATTGAACAGAGACTGAAGGAGCTGCAGGTGGAACTGAATGATACCTGGACAGAAGAGAAGCTGCCATGTACGACTGACAACCCTCAGTGGTTCAACCCCAGCAATTTCAGCTCACTCAAACCATCCTGTACTGGCCATCAGGAGCTACTGGACTTCCTAAAAGCCCTG CAACATTTCCTGAAGACGGAGCAAGGTCAGGAGGAAACgttgctgctgctcctgcttgaCATCTCCTCTCAGTGTGGTGTCTCCTTCCCATCTCCTCCGAGCGGATCGTCCTTCCAGCTGACCTCCAGAACATCCCTACACGCCGTCGGGGATGACTTCTCCATTGATGTCCAGTCAGTGTGGGATGACGTGCGGCTACACCTCAGACGCTTCCTGGTAGACAGACTGCAGTGCAGCCAGGAGGTGGGTCATCAGCTCCATCACAGGGTGGCCTTCAAGACACAGTGTCTTCAGCAACTTCTATTCCTCTACCCGGAGTCAGAGGTCCTGTCAAAGTACCAGAGCATCCAGAGCAAAGTAGTGCAGGATCTCCTGCAAAACTCTGTGCTCTCCAGCCCTGGAGAAACCAATTTTGACAAACTGGTCCAAGCCCACCAGACAGGCATCCCTTCTATCTGCTCCATGATCAAGGAAGATCTGCAAACACTCAACGGAATTCTGGAGCCTTCAATGGCCCTAAAGTTTCTTAACGAAACATACCTCGCCAACATTACTGACGAGTTGTCCACTCTGATCGAGAAGATTTGTGACCTGcagtttaaagaaaatgtaatgcaCACCACCAAAATGGGCAAAAgcaagcagaaaggagcagtgcACGCTATAG atCTGCAGGAACAGCCTAAAAAAGGGAGGAATTTCTGCCTGACCTCACATCAGTTGAGGTGTCTTGCCCAACTCATGAAATCCCTTTTGTGCATGGAGGAAAGAGTAGAGGAACTTGCTACTGAAGTTTCCTTTCTGAACTGTGGAGGGGAGGCTGCCAGCAGCATACAag GAGTGTTAAACAAAACATGTGAGGACACTGATGTGACCCCAGCTGAGAACAGTAAGCAAACTGCTGAGCAGCTACTACAGGTCACAGAG CCTACTGTGCTGGAGTTTAATTGGAGGTGTGCTTTCAAAGACCTTGCTCCTGCTGTAGCCCACTGCGTCAAGGTGGTGCTGGAAGACATCTGTGTGAAAAGCTTAGAGCAGGAGGAGAACATCCATTCATCAGGCTCCTCGAGTGTCATGGGTCTTTGGAGTCTGCAGCAAGAGGGTCAGATCTGCTTACCAAGCAGGACGGAAGAACCACCACAGAGAATCGCCAAG TTCTGCGCTGACATCATGGAAGAACTCGACACATTGCTTCCACTTGCCCTGGCATGCCGAGAGGACTTTCTGCAGGAAATTAGAGCAAACTTTGTGGAGGTCTGCAGCAAAGTGACAGCAGCTGTTCTTACAAGGCTGGAGGAGAGGAGTAAGGAGGTTCCCTTGAAATCGCCCATTCAAAACCTGCACACCCTGCTCTCCACTGCCATCCATGTCCTCCAGCGTTTGACCCAGTATGAGGCCAGGCTGAAGGATGCTAGCTGCAA GCCCCTCTTCCCTCTACCAGTCCAGCGGTACCAGAAATTGATCAGTGCCCTCCAGGATCAAGTTACCAGCTACTGCGTCACAGTCTGCGCCACGAGCATCCTGCAGGATCCCGAGAGCCACAACTGGGGTGACCCCAAGGTTTTTTATGAG GGGGAGAGGTGCTCGTTTTCCATCCAGATGTGGCACTACTACCTCTCAGCTCTGCGGCATGATCTCTGGAATGTGCTTCCCCCCAGCCTTGCCCAGGAGATCCTAGCACAGGTGCTGAGCCAGACTTTGGAAATATTAGTACAGAGGTACTCGCAGGCGTGCCCGACGTATAGGAGGACCTTACAGATCAG GACTGATATTACAGCCATACTGCTGTGCACGGAGAACCTGATCTGGTCGCTGTGTAGTACAAGAGAGGAGCTGCTTCATCCAAGCAGAGATATCTGTCCCTGGATCTCTTCTATTCACAGCCACTGCAATCACCTGCTTACTGCGCTAGCCATTGTAACGTCACCCCTGCACAGTCTCTTTGA AACATTTCAGAAGGGTCCGGGTGACCTTTCCTCTCTATCGACTTCAGAAAACTCAAGCTACCATCTCTTACAGTGGCTGCATTTCATTAAGCCATCTTTGTTCTCTCAAGAATCTCTCGG gatATTGGCAGATGATGAAATGGCTTCCCAGCACTATCTGAAATTGATGTTATCCCAACCAAGTTGCACTCTGAGCTTGTTGCTGCAAACACTACTTCATAACCGCTGCCTGATACTAAAAGTGTTGCTAAAGATTTCAA ACTATGAAACAGATGAAAAAGGACTTGCCATGGAGGCAGTGTTTATGGTGTTGACCAGTTTAAATATCCTGCCCAAATCACTCTATTTTGTTCTTGAAAGCTATCTTGATGAGCAACAGTTATGGGATCATTTGTATAACCTGCCAG ATTCCAGCAAACCAGAGACAGAGGTCCTGAAGTGTCTGAGACTCATCGTGACCAAGCCCATCATGAGCGCAGTGAACCAGATAATGTCCATGGTGTACGCATGGGACGCGGCTGAGCATCATGGGACATGCCAGCATAGACACATGGCTCCTGAGAGTCTGCTGAATAAAATCCCCAAGGACTGGAATTATGTACCCCCAGAATTGAAAAGGAAGGAGTCTGGAAAAA GTTTTACAAGACTAGTGGCACAAGCGGTTTCCTTCATATTCACCAACTTGCCAACCATGATTGCCTCCTTGCCTCTGGCAGTGAAATACCTCTTTTATATAGGAGAGAAGAAGCTTTCTCCAAATACTGTCCCCCTCAAACAAACTGGCCTGCTCATCTGGACCTTCACATCATACCTCTGCCAGATGCTGGACGATGGAAACGCCATTGAGCTGCTGACAGGGGTCGCTCTGGACAGGTGGAGCAAGGAGAAACTGGGCTTGCTGAGTGAGTGTCTGCAGAACATTGTGGGGCAGCAAAAGGGAAACCCCAAACCAGTGGTGCAGAAAATTATCCAAAATATGGAGGTACAGAGGCCGCAATGGATAAAGGGACAGCTACAGAAAGCAAGGAAGCTGTGCACTAAAGG GGCTTTTGAACAAGCAGAAAGCACTGTCGTGCAAGAGAAAGGGAGCGGGCCTGAATTGACTGAGCAGAAAATAGGCATGATGGTCTTGGATATCTGCCACAAACCAGGTGGCAGCGAGTACCTGAGGCAAATTTATCACATCATCCAACTCAATGAG GAGTATTTCAAAACCGAGATTTCCACTGTAAAAGATTCAGCAGCAGGATCTCATCAAAGACCATTAAAGTTAAATCATAAGGATTTGGAACAACAGCAGCAGCCCTCTGTTTTCAGGCCTCTAAAGGAGTTCTGCTGCATTGGGAGCAATAAGTTTGACCAG TCAGCCATAACTGAGTGGGACTGGGACTGGTCGAAACTGCTGCCAGGTTATCTGGGACTCAGTCAGGTGACCTTGAGGGCGCTGCTGGCGAACAG
- the kiaa0825 gene encoding uncharacterized protein KIAA0825 homolog isoform X3: protein MDWQGEYLQDHSFLDCLLGGVPGNLELQQVLGDTEEKLKLNALCIEQRLKELQVELNDTWTEEKLPCTTDNPQWFNPSNFSSLKPSCTGHQELLDFLKALQHFLKTEQGQEETLLLLLLDISSQCGVSFPSPPSGSSFQLTSRTSLHAVGDDFSIDVQSVWDDVRLHLRRFLVDRLQCSQEVGHQLHHRVAFKTQCLQQLLFLYPESEVLSKYQSIQSKVVQDLLQNSVLSSPGETNFDKLVQAHQTGIPSICSMIKEDLQTLNGILEPSMALKFLNETYLANITDELSTLIEKICDLQFKENVMHTTKMGKSKQKGAVHAIDLQEQPKKGRNFCLTSHQLRCLAQLMKSLLCMEERVEELATEVSFLNCGGEAASSIQGVLNKTCEDTDVTPAENSKQTAEQLLQVTEPTVLEFNWRCAFKDLAPAVAHCVKVVLEDICVKSLEQEENIHSSGSSSVMGLWSLQQEGQICLPSRTEEPPQRIAKFCADIMEELDTLLPLALACREDFLQEIRANFVEVCSKVTAAVLTRLEERSKEVPLKSPIQNLHTLLSTAIHVLQRLTQYEARLKDASCKPLFPLPVQRYQKLISALQDQVTSYCVTVCATSILQDPESHNWGDPKVFYEGERCSFSIQMWHYYLSALRHDLWNVLPPSLAQEILAQVLSQTLEILVQRYSQACPTYRRTLQIRTDITAILLCTENLIWSLCSTREELLHPSRDICPWISSIHSHCNHLLTALAIVTSPLHSLFETFQKGPGDLSSLSTSENSSYHLLQWLHFIKPSLFSQESLGILADDEMASQHYLKLMLSQPSCTLSLLLQTLLHNRCLILKVLLKISNYETDEKGLAMEAVFMVLTSLNILPKSLYFVLESYLDEQQLWDHLYNLPDSSKPETEVLKCLRLIVTKPIMSAVNQIMSMVYAWDAAEHHGTCQHRHMAPESLLNKIPKDWNYVPPELKRKESGKSFTRLVAQAVSFIFTNLPTMIASLPLAVKYLFYIGEKKLSPNTVPLKQTGLLIWTFTSYLCQMLDDGNAIELLTGVALDRWSKEKLGLLSECLQNIVGQQKGNPKPVVQKIIQNMEVQRPQWIKGQLQKARKLCTKGAFEQAESTVVQEKGSGPELTEQKIGMMVLDICHKPGGSEYLRQIYHIIQLNEVGNARSSRT from the exons ATGGACTGGCAGGGAGAGTATCTGCAGGACCATTCGTTTTTAGACTGCTTACTCGGTGGTGTGCCTGGGAATTTGGAACTGCAACAAGTACTTGGTGACACAGAGGAGAAGCTGAAGTTGAATGCCTTGTG CATTGAACAGAGACTGAAGGAGCTGCAGGTGGAACTGAATGATACCTGGACAGAAGAGAAGCTGCCATGTACGACTGACAACCCTCAGTGGTTCAACCCCAGCAATTTCAGCTCACTCAAACCATCCTGTACTGGCCATCAGGAGCTACTGGACTTCCTAAAAGCCCTG CAACATTTCCTGAAGACGGAGCAAGGTCAGGAGGAAACgttgctgctgctcctgcttgaCATCTCCTCTCAGTGTGGTGTCTCCTTCCCATCTCCTCCGAGCGGATCGTCCTTCCAGCTGACCTCCAGAACATCCCTACACGCCGTCGGGGATGACTTCTCCATTGATGTCCAGTCAGTGTGGGATGACGTGCGGCTACACCTCAGACGCTTCCTGGTAGACAGACTGCAGTGCAGCCAGGAGGTGGGTCATCAGCTCCATCACAGGGTGGCCTTCAAGACACAGTGTCTTCAGCAACTTCTATTCCTCTACCCGGAGTCAGAGGTCCTGTCAAAGTACCAGAGCATCCAGAGCAAAGTAGTGCAGGATCTCCTGCAAAACTCTGTGCTCTCCAGCCCTGGAGAAACCAATTTTGACAAACTGGTCCAAGCCCACCAGACAGGCATCCCTTCTATCTGCTCCATGATCAAGGAAGATCTGCAAACACTCAACGGAATTCTGGAGCCTTCAATGGCCCTAAAGTTTCTTAACGAAACATACCTCGCCAACATTACTGACGAGTTGTCCACTCTGATCGAGAAGATTTGTGACCTGcagtttaaagaaaatgtaatgcaCACCACCAAAATGGGCAAAAgcaagcagaaaggagcagtgcACGCTATAG atCTGCAGGAACAGCCTAAAAAAGGGAGGAATTTCTGCCTGACCTCACATCAGTTGAGGTGTCTTGCCCAACTCATGAAATCCCTTTTGTGCATGGAGGAAAGAGTAGAGGAACTTGCTACTGAAGTTTCCTTTCTGAACTGTGGAGGGGAGGCTGCCAGCAGCATACAag GAGTGTTAAACAAAACATGTGAGGACACTGATGTGACCCCAGCTGAGAACAGTAAGCAAACTGCTGAGCAGCTACTACAGGTCACAGAG CCTACTGTGCTGGAGTTTAATTGGAGGTGTGCTTTCAAAGACCTTGCTCCTGCTGTAGCCCACTGCGTCAAGGTGGTGCTGGAAGACATCTGTGTGAAAAGCTTAGAGCAGGAGGAGAACATCCATTCATCAGGCTCCTCGAGTGTCATGGGTCTTTGGAGTCTGCAGCAAGAGGGTCAGATCTGCTTACCAAGCAGGACGGAAGAACCACCACAGAGAATCGCCAAG TTCTGCGCTGACATCATGGAAGAACTCGACACATTGCTTCCACTTGCCCTGGCATGCCGAGAGGACTTTCTGCAGGAAATTAGAGCAAACTTTGTGGAGGTCTGCAGCAAAGTGACAGCAGCTGTTCTTACAAGGCTGGAGGAGAGGAGTAAGGAGGTTCCCTTGAAATCGCCCATTCAAAACCTGCACACCCTGCTCTCCACTGCCATCCATGTCCTCCAGCGTTTGACCCAGTATGAGGCCAGGCTGAAGGATGCTAGCTGCAA GCCCCTCTTCCCTCTACCAGTCCAGCGGTACCAGAAATTGATCAGTGCCCTCCAGGATCAAGTTACCAGCTACTGCGTCACAGTCTGCGCCACGAGCATCCTGCAGGATCCCGAGAGCCACAACTGGGGTGACCCCAAGGTTTTTTATGAG GGGGAGAGGTGCTCGTTTTCCATCCAGATGTGGCACTACTACCTCTCAGCTCTGCGGCATGATCTCTGGAATGTGCTTCCCCCCAGCCTTGCCCAGGAGATCCTAGCACAGGTGCTGAGCCAGACTTTGGAAATATTAGTACAGAGGTACTCGCAGGCGTGCCCGACGTATAGGAGGACCTTACAGATCAG GACTGATATTACAGCCATACTGCTGTGCACGGAGAACCTGATCTGGTCGCTGTGTAGTACAAGAGAGGAGCTGCTTCATCCAAGCAGAGATATCTGTCCCTGGATCTCTTCTATTCACAGCCACTGCAATCACCTGCTTACTGCGCTAGCCATTGTAACGTCACCCCTGCACAGTCTCTTTGA AACATTTCAGAAGGGTCCGGGTGACCTTTCCTCTCTATCGACTTCAGAAAACTCAAGCTACCATCTCTTACAGTGGCTGCATTTCATTAAGCCATCTTTGTTCTCTCAAGAATCTCTCGG gatATTGGCAGATGATGAAATGGCTTCCCAGCACTATCTGAAATTGATGTTATCCCAACCAAGTTGCACTCTGAGCTTGTTGCTGCAAACACTACTTCATAACCGCTGCCTGATACTAAAAGTGTTGCTAAAGATTTCAA ACTATGAAACAGATGAAAAAGGACTTGCCATGGAGGCAGTGTTTATGGTGTTGACCAGTTTAAATATCCTGCCCAAATCACTCTATTTTGTTCTTGAAAGCTATCTTGATGAGCAACAGTTATGGGATCATTTGTATAACCTGCCAG ATTCCAGCAAACCAGAGACAGAGGTCCTGAAGTGTCTGAGACTCATCGTGACCAAGCCCATCATGAGCGCAGTGAACCAGATAATGTCCATGGTGTACGCATGGGACGCGGCTGAGCATCATGGGACATGCCAGCATAGACACATGGCTCCTGAGAGTCTGCTGAATAAAATCCCCAAGGACTGGAATTATGTACCCCCAGAATTGAAAAGGAAGGAGTCTGGAAAAA GTTTTACAAGACTAGTGGCACAAGCGGTTTCCTTCATATTCACCAACTTGCCAACCATGATTGCCTCCTTGCCTCTGGCAGTGAAATACCTCTTTTATATAGGAGAGAAGAAGCTTTCTCCAAATACTGTCCCCCTCAAACAAACTGGCCTGCTCATCTGGACCTTCACATCATACCTCTGCCAGATGCTGGACGATGGAAACGCCATTGAGCTGCTGACAGGGGTCGCTCTGGACAGGTGGAGCAAGGAGAAACTGGGCTTGCTGAGTGAGTGTCTGCAGAACATTGTGGGGCAGCAAAAGGGAAACCCCAAACCAGTGGTGCAGAAAATTATCCAAAATATGGAGGTACAGAGGCCGCAATGGATAAAGGGACAGCTACAGAAAGCAAGGAAGCTGTGCACTAAAGG GGCTTTTGAACAAGCAGAAAGCACTGTCGTGCAAGAGAAAGGGAGCGGGCCTGAATTGACTGAGCAGAAAATAGGCATGATGGTCTTGGATATCTGCCACAAACCAGGTGGCAGCGAGTACCTGAGGCAAATTTATCACATCATCCAACTCAATGAG
- the kiaa0825 gene encoding uncharacterized protein KIAA0825 homolog isoform X1: MDWQGEYLQDHSFLDCLLGGVPGNLELQQVLGDTEEKLKLNALCIEQRLKELQVELNDTWTEEKLPCTTDNPQWFNPSNFSSLKPSCTGHQELLDFLKALQHFLKTEQGQEETLLLLLLDISSQCGVSFPSPPSGSSFQLTSRTSLHAVGDDFSIDVQSVWDDVRLHLRRFLVDRLQCSQEVGHQLHHRVAFKTQCLQQLLFLYPESEVLSKYQSIQSKVVQDLLQNSVLSSPGETNFDKLVQAHQTGIPSICSMIKEDLQTLNGILEPSMALKFLNETYLANITDELSTLIEKICDLQFKENVMHTTKMGKSKQKGAVHAIDLQEQPKKGRNFCLTSHQLRCLAQLMKSLLCMEERVEELATEVSFLNCGGEAASSIQGVLNKTCEDTDVTPAENSKQTAEQLLQVTEPTVLEFNWRCAFKDLAPAVAHCVKVVLEDICVKSLEQEENIHSSGSSSVMGLWSLQQEGQICLPSRTEEPPQRIAKFCADIMEELDTLLPLALACREDFLQEIRANFVEVCSKVTAAVLTRLEERSKEVPLKSPIQNLHTLLSTAIHVLQRLTQYEARLKDASCKPLFPLPVQRYQKLISALQDQVTSYCVTVCATSILQDPESHNWGDPKVFYEGERCSFSIQMWHYYLSALRHDLWNVLPPSLAQEILAQVLSQTLEILVQRYSQACPTYRRTLQIRTDITAILLCTENLIWSLCSTREELLHPSRDICPWISSIHSHCNHLLTALAIVTSPLHSLFETFQKGPGDLSSLSTSENSSYHLLQWLHFIKPSLFSQESLGILADDEMASQHYLKLMLSQPSCTLSLLLQTLLHNRCLILKVLLKISNYETDEKGLAMEAVFMVLTSLNILPKSLYFVLESYLDEQQLWDHLYNLPDSSKPETEVLKCLRLIVTKPIMSAVNQIMSMVYAWDAAEHHGTCQHRHMAPESLLNKIPKDWNYVPPELKRKESGKSFTRLVAQAVSFIFTNLPTMIASLPLAVKYLFYIGEKKLSPNTVPLKQTGLLIWTFTSYLCQMLDDGNAIELLTGVALDRWSKEKLGLLSECLQNIVGQQKGNPKPVVQKIIQNMEVQRPQWIKGQLQKARKLCTKGAFEQAESTVVQEKGSGPELTEQKIGMMVLDICHKPGGSEYLRQIYHIIQLNEEYFKTEISTVKDSAAGSHQRPLKLNHKDLEQQQQPSVFRPLKEFCCIGSNKFDQSAITEWDWDWSKLLPGYLGLSQVTLRALLANRWEMQEAAALEDEEKTLVDHLQKAYFDKSQGT, translated from the exons ATGGACTGGCAGGGAGAGTATCTGCAGGACCATTCGTTTTTAGACTGCTTACTCGGTGGTGTGCCTGGGAATTTGGAACTGCAACAAGTACTTGGTGACACAGAGGAGAAGCTGAAGTTGAATGCCTTGTG CATTGAACAGAGACTGAAGGAGCTGCAGGTGGAACTGAATGATACCTGGACAGAAGAGAAGCTGCCATGTACGACTGACAACCCTCAGTGGTTCAACCCCAGCAATTTCAGCTCACTCAAACCATCCTGTACTGGCCATCAGGAGCTACTGGACTTCCTAAAAGCCCTG CAACATTTCCTGAAGACGGAGCAAGGTCAGGAGGAAACgttgctgctgctcctgcttgaCATCTCCTCTCAGTGTGGTGTCTCCTTCCCATCTCCTCCGAGCGGATCGTCCTTCCAGCTGACCTCCAGAACATCCCTACACGCCGTCGGGGATGACTTCTCCATTGATGTCCAGTCAGTGTGGGATGACGTGCGGCTACACCTCAGACGCTTCCTGGTAGACAGACTGCAGTGCAGCCAGGAGGTGGGTCATCAGCTCCATCACAGGGTGGCCTTCAAGACACAGTGTCTTCAGCAACTTCTATTCCTCTACCCGGAGTCAGAGGTCCTGTCAAAGTACCAGAGCATCCAGAGCAAAGTAGTGCAGGATCTCCTGCAAAACTCTGTGCTCTCCAGCCCTGGAGAAACCAATTTTGACAAACTGGTCCAAGCCCACCAGACAGGCATCCCTTCTATCTGCTCCATGATCAAGGAAGATCTGCAAACACTCAACGGAATTCTGGAGCCTTCAATGGCCCTAAAGTTTCTTAACGAAACATACCTCGCCAACATTACTGACGAGTTGTCCACTCTGATCGAGAAGATTTGTGACCTGcagtttaaagaaaatgtaatgcaCACCACCAAAATGGGCAAAAgcaagcagaaaggagcagtgcACGCTATAG atCTGCAGGAACAGCCTAAAAAAGGGAGGAATTTCTGCCTGACCTCACATCAGTTGAGGTGTCTTGCCCAACTCATGAAATCCCTTTTGTGCATGGAGGAAAGAGTAGAGGAACTTGCTACTGAAGTTTCCTTTCTGAACTGTGGAGGGGAGGCTGCCAGCAGCATACAag GAGTGTTAAACAAAACATGTGAGGACACTGATGTGACCCCAGCTGAGAACAGTAAGCAAACTGCTGAGCAGCTACTACAGGTCACAGAG CCTACTGTGCTGGAGTTTAATTGGAGGTGTGCTTTCAAAGACCTTGCTCCTGCTGTAGCCCACTGCGTCAAGGTGGTGCTGGAAGACATCTGTGTGAAAAGCTTAGAGCAGGAGGAGAACATCCATTCATCAGGCTCCTCGAGTGTCATGGGTCTTTGGAGTCTGCAGCAAGAGGGTCAGATCTGCTTACCAAGCAGGACGGAAGAACCACCACAGAGAATCGCCAAG TTCTGCGCTGACATCATGGAAGAACTCGACACATTGCTTCCACTTGCCCTGGCATGCCGAGAGGACTTTCTGCAGGAAATTAGAGCAAACTTTGTGGAGGTCTGCAGCAAAGTGACAGCAGCTGTTCTTACAAGGCTGGAGGAGAGGAGTAAGGAGGTTCCCTTGAAATCGCCCATTCAAAACCTGCACACCCTGCTCTCCACTGCCATCCATGTCCTCCAGCGTTTGACCCAGTATGAGGCCAGGCTGAAGGATGCTAGCTGCAA GCCCCTCTTCCCTCTACCAGTCCAGCGGTACCAGAAATTGATCAGTGCCCTCCAGGATCAAGTTACCAGCTACTGCGTCACAGTCTGCGCCACGAGCATCCTGCAGGATCCCGAGAGCCACAACTGGGGTGACCCCAAGGTTTTTTATGAG GGGGAGAGGTGCTCGTTTTCCATCCAGATGTGGCACTACTACCTCTCAGCTCTGCGGCATGATCTCTGGAATGTGCTTCCCCCCAGCCTTGCCCAGGAGATCCTAGCACAGGTGCTGAGCCAGACTTTGGAAATATTAGTACAGAGGTACTCGCAGGCGTGCCCGACGTATAGGAGGACCTTACAGATCAG GACTGATATTACAGCCATACTGCTGTGCACGGAGAACCTGATCTGGTCGCTGTGTAGTACAAGAGAGGAGCTGCTTCATCCAAGCAGAGATATCTGTCCCTGGATCTCTTCTATTCACAGCCACTGCAATCACCTGCTTACTGCGCTAGCCATTGTAACGTCACCCCTGCACAGTCTCTTTGA AACATTTCAGAAGGGTCCGGGTGACCTTTCCTCTCTATCGACTTCAGAAAACTCAAGCTACCATCTCTTACAGTGGCTGCATTTCATTAAGCCATCTTTGTTCTCTCAAGAATCTCTCGG gatATTGGCAGATGATGAAATGGCTTCCCAGCACTATCTGAAATTGATGTTATCCCAACCAAGTTGCACTCTGAGCTTGTTGCTGCAAACACTACTTCATAACCGCTGCCTGATACTAAAAGTGTTGCTAAAGATTTCAA ACTATGAAACAGATGAAAAAGGACTTGCCATGGAGGCAGTGTTTATGGTGTTGACCAGTTTAAATATCCTGCCCAAATCACTCTATTTTGTTCTTGAAAGCTATCTTGATGAGCAACAGTTATGGGATCATTTGTATAACCTGCCAG ATTCCAGCAAACCAGAGACAGAGGTCCTGAAGTGTCTGAGACTCATCGTGACCAAGCCCATCATGAGCGCAGTGAACCAGATAATGTCCATGGTGTACGCATGGGACGCGGCTGAGCATCATGGGACATGCCAGCATAGACACATGGCTCCTGAGAGTCTGCTGAATAAAATCCCCAAGGACTGGAATTATGTACCCCCAGAATTGAAAAGGAAGGAGTCTGGAAAAA GTTTTACAAGACTAGTGGCACAAGCGGTTTCCTTCATATTCACCAACTTGCCAACCATGATTGCCTCCTTGCCTCTGGCAGTGAAATACCTCTTTTATATAGGAGAGAAGAAGCTTTCTCCAAATACTGTCCCCCTCAAACAAACTGGCCTGCTCATCTGGACCTTCACATCATACCTCTGCCAGATGCTGGACGATGGAAACGCCATTGAGCTGCTGACAGGGGTCGCTCTGGACAGGTGGAGCAAGGAGAAACTGGGCTTGCTGAGTGAGTGTCTGCAGAACATTGTGGGGCAGCAAAAGGGAAACCCCAAACCAGTGGTGCAGAAAATTATCCAAAATATGGAGGTACAGAGGCCGCAATGGATAAAGGGACAGCTACAGAAAGCAAGGAAGCTGTGCACTAAAGG GGCTTTTGAACAAGCAGAAAGCACTGTCGTGCAAGAGAAAGGGAGCGGGCCTGAATTGACTGAGCAGAAAATAGGCATGATGGTCTTGGATATCTGCCACAAACCAGGTGGCAGCGAGTACCTGAGGCAAATTTATCACATCATCCAACTCAATGAG GAGTATTTCAAAACCGAGATTTCCACTGTAAAAGATTCAGCAGCAGGATCTCATCAAAGACCATTAAAGTTAAATCATAAGGATTTGGAACAACAGCAGCAGCCCTCTGTTTTCAGGCCTCTAAAGGAGTTCTGCTGCATTGGGAGCAATAAGTTTGACCAG TCAGCCATAACTGAGTGGGACTGGGACTGGTCGAAACTGCTGCCAGGTTATCTGGGACTCAGTCAGGTGACCTTGAGGGCGCTGCTGGCGAACAG